In the Chlamydiota bacterium genome, GTTGTACAAATCGGGTTTTTGCTGTTGACGCCGGGCGCACTTTATTATAAGGTAAGCTCGAATCTGCGCCGGGTCCTCCAGAGTGGGTACCTACCCACTTTTTTTTTTGATACCGCGCGGACGGGCGGATCATCCGGAAGGCGCCCGGCCGGCGACCGGCGCGGCCGTTTGACGACCATGCTGCGGGTCCCGCGCCCGGCGCGCGGGAGAGGGAGGTCACGACAATGAATGGCGAACTGCTGGCCGTTTTCGAATATCTCGAGCGGGAAAGGGGAATCAGCCGGGACGTGCTCATCGAGGCGGTGGAGAGTTCGCTGCTCTCCGCGGCCCGGAAGGGGGTCGAGCAGGCCAAGAACCTCCGGGTGGAGATAGACCGGGAGACCGGCGCCGTCCGGGCGTTCGCCGAGATGCGCGTCGTCGAGACGGTCTCGTCCAAGGACGAGGAGATCACCCTCGAGGAGGCGCGCAAGACCGATCCCGAGGCGAAGATCGGCGACTCCGTCTCCGTGGAGATCCTCACGAAGAACCTCGGGCGCATCGCCGCCCAGAGCGCCAAGCAGGTCATCATCCAGCGCATCCGCGAGGCGGAGAACAAGATCGTCTACAACGAGTACAAGGACCGCGTCGGCGACATCATCACCGCGGTGGTCCGGCGCTACGAGCGGGGGAACGTCATCCTCGACCTCGGGAAGACCGAGGCGGTGCTTCCGGCGAAGGAGCAGTGCCCGCGCGAGAGCTACGGCCTGGGGAGGAGATACAAGGTCTACGTCGCGGAGGTGCGCGAGGGCGCCAAGGGCCCCGAGATCATCGTCTCGCGGAGCCATGACGAACTGCTCCGAAAGCTGTTCGAGCTCGAGGTCCCCGAGATCGGCGAGGGGAGCGTACAGATCAGGGGGATCGCCCGTGATCCCGGCTACCGCGCCAAGATGGCGGTGAGCTCCGCCAGCGACAAGGTCGACCCGGTGGGGGCCTGCGTCGGCATGCGCGGCGCGCGGGTGAAGGACGTGGTCCACGAGCTCAACGGGGAGCGGGTGGATATCATCCGGTGGAACGAGGATCCCGTGGTTTTCCTCACCAACGCCCTGAGACCGGCGCGTCCGAGGGAGATCCGGATCGTCGCCGAGGGCCGCGCCGAGATCATCGTCGACGACGACCAGTTCGCCCTGGCGGTGGGGAAGAAGGGCCAGGGTATACGGCTGGTGTCGAAGCTGACCGGATGGAACGTCGACATCAAGAAGGCCGGCGACATCGCGCGGGAGGAGCAGGAGGCGGAGGTCCCGGTGCGGGATCTGGGGGGGCTCGCCCCCAAGGTCGTCGCCGCGCTCGAGGAGCACGGTTACACGACGGTGGGCGCCCTCAGGAAGGCGGATATCAAGAAGCTTCTCGAGATCCCCGGGATCGGCGACAAGACGGCGCAGAAGATCGTGCATGCGGCGGCCGAGTTCCGCTTCCCCGAGCCCGAACCCGCCCCCGTGGAGCCCGCAACGGGGCCCGCGGACGAGGGGGCCGCCGCGGAATCGACTGGCGGAGACGCCGTTTCGGCGCCCGCCGCGGAGGAGTCGGCGGACGGGGAACCGCCCGCGGAGGGAGGCGCCGAGAGGCCGGCGGAGGGCATCCAGGAGGAAGGCGCGAGGCAGGGCGCCGCCGTTCCGGATGAGACCGAACTGACGGATGCATCCGCTCCCGCGGAGTCGGGCGAGGCGGCCGGAGACGGCGGCCCCGCGGACAAGGCGGGAGAGGACGCTTCAAACGAGAGAGGCGTGAGTGATGCGGGCTGAGACAGCCGTCCGCTGATCCGGCGAAGGGGAGGGGCGTAACGTGCGCGTGAGAATATACGATCTGGCCAGGGAGCTAGGCGTCGAAAACAAGGATGTCATCGCGCGCCTTGCCGCGATGGGCGTCGCGGTCAAGAGCCACTCCAGCAGCATCGACGAGGAGACCGCCGCCCGCCTGCGCGCGGCCTACGCCTCTCCCGCCGGCCCGAAACCCGCGGCGCCCGCAAAGCCTGCGGCGCCCGCGAAACCCGCCCCCCCGAAGGCCCCGGGCGCCAAGCCCGCGGCGCCCGCGAAGCCCGCCCCTGCAAAAACCCCGGCCGCTCCGGCAGCCGCAAAGGCTCCGGCCGCCAAGCCCGCGGCGCCCGCGAAGCCTGCACCTGCAAAAACCCCGGCCGCTCCGGCAGCCGCAAAGGCTCCGGCCGCCAAGCCCGCGGCGCCCGCGAAGCCTGCACCTGCAAAAACCCCGGCCGCTCCGGCCGCCAAGCCGGCCGCTGCTCAGGCGCCTGCCGCGCCGCTCCGCCCGGTCAGCGTTTCGATGCCCATGAACGTGCGCGCGCTCGCGGAGGCGATCTCGGTCAAGCCCGAGGAGCTGATCCGCACGCTCATGAAGTTCGGCGTGATGGCCTCGATCAACCAGAATCTTGACGCCGCGACGATAGAGGTCGTCGCGCACGAGCACGGTGTCGCGGTGGAGTTCGCCGCCGCCCCGGCGTCCGGCGAGGAGGAGTTCAAGGACGACCCGAAGGATCTCGTCCCGCGGGCCCCCGTGGTCACCTTCATGGGGCACATCGACCACGGCAAGACCTCGCTCCTGGACGCGATCCGCAAGAGCAAGGTCGTGCACGAGGAGTCCGGCGGCATCACCCAGCACATCGGCGCATACGAGGCGGCGCTGCCGAAGGGCCGCATCACCTTCCTCGACACCCCCGGCCACGAGACGTTCACCGCGATGCGCGCGCGCGGCGCCGACATCACCGACATCGCCGTGCTCG is a window encoding:
- the nusA gene encoding transcription termination factor NusA, translating into MNGELLAVFEYLERERGISRDVLIEAVESSLLSAARKGVEQAKNLRVEIDRETGAVRAFAEMRVVETVSSKDEEITLEEARKTDPEAKIGDSVSVEILTKNLGRIAAQSAKQVIIQRIREAENKIVYNEYKDRVGDIITAVVRRYERGNVILDLGKTEAVLPAKEQCPRESYGLGRRYKVYVAEVREGAKGPEIIVSRSHDELLRKLFELEVPEIGEGSVQIRGIARDPGYRAKMAVSSASDKVDPVGACVGMRGARVKDVVHELNGERVDIIRWNEDPVVFLTNALRPARPREIRIVAEGRAEIIVDDDQFALAVGKKGQGIRLVSKLTGWNVDIKKAGDIAREEQEAEVPVRDLGGLAPKVVAALEEHGYTTVGALRKADIKKLLEIPGIGDKTAQKIVHAAAEFRFPEPEPAPVEPATGPADEGAAAESTGGDAVSAPAAEESADGEPPAEGGAERPAEGIQEEGARQGAAVPDETELTDASAPAESGEAAGDGGPADKAGEDASNERGVSDAG